The segment ACGCAGCAGCCCCTTGCGGGTTGCCACATGGATGCATCGGCTCATGGTGATTCTCCTTGCGCCGGCTCAACCGCCGGACAACGCCTGGACAACGAAGATGTCACTGGCCGGCCCCACCGGATCGGTGAGGCGGCGACGGTCGCTGACTTGCTGGGCATCGACGAAGATCGCCACATGGCGGCGCAGGCGGCCCTGGTCATCCAGCAGGTAGCTGCGCAGGCG is part of the Pseudomonas lalkuanensis genome and harbors:
- a CDS encoding ubiquitin family protein — translated: MAHMSFTPNLQRHLDVPELDVAAASVAEALEAAFAANPRLRSYLLDDQGRLRRHVAIFVDAQQVSDRRRLTDPVGPASDIFVVQALSGG